In Ruania alkalisoli, the DNA window GGCCGTTCGAGCGGGCGATGAGCGCCTTGATCCGCACCGAGCGTGCGCCGAGGCAGCCTCCCCCGCCTCACCCGTACCCACCAGTCCAGCAGCACCCGCCAGTCCAGCACCACACTGCGCCCCAGTACCTCCCGCCCACGCCACCCCAGTACCGCCCGCCTCCGCCACCCCACCCATGACGACCGTCCTCACCCCCACCCAGTGGCACCCGCTCGCCGAGGCGCACGCCGAACGGGCCGATGCCCTCACCCGCGACTACCGCGAGCGCCGCCAGGCCCAGCAACGCCATCCGGTCGAGGACTTCCTGTTCACCTACTACCCCACCAAACCGGCCCAACTGCGGATCTGGCACCCGGGCGCCGGCCGCGCCCTGGCCGAGGCTCCCGAGCACGCTCGACGGCGCTGGTACTCCTCCCGTGACGGTGCGGTGACCCTGAACGAGCGAGCGTTCCTCGCCGAGCGAGGTGACGCTGTCCGGTTCGTGCACGACCTGGTCAGCCGCACCCGCGCCCGGCCGGCCCGGCTGAGCTGTTTCGGCCTGCACGAGTGGGCGATGGTGTACCGCACCGAGGAGGTGCGGCATGCGCAGGTGCCGCTGCGGCTGGGCGCTGCGGGCACCGATGAGGTGGTGCGATCGCACTCGCTGCGGTGCACCCATTTCGACGCCTTCCGGTTCTTCACCGTCCCGGCGATCCCACGCAACGAACGTAGACTCACCCGCACCGACCAGGCGGCGCTGGAGCAGCCGGGATGCCTGCACGCGAACATGGACGTCTACAAGTGGGCGATGAAGCTCGGGCCCGCCGTTCCAGGTGAGCTGCTGCTGGACGCCTTCGCGCTGGCCCGGGACATCCGCGCTCTGGATATGCGCGCCTCGCCCTATGATCTGCGGGACTGGGGCTATGAACCGGTCCCGATCGAGACGGCGGACGGGAAGGCGACCTACGTCGCGGCCCAGCGGGAGTTCGCGGAGCGGGCGAACCGCCTGCGGGACAGAGTGCTGGAGGTCACGTCGTCGCTCCTGCGCACAGCGGCGACGACTCCTGGGTAGAGTGACGGCACCCCAGTGAGGGGCCCGAGGGGAAGGGGAACCGGGGCGGTGCGGAGCGGATCGTGGCGGTGGCCTCGTACGCGCGCCCAGCTGCCATTGATCGCGCTCCTGGCCGCGATGTCCATGCTCGTCACCCTCACCGTGGCGGGGACGCTGACCTACCTGACGATCGCCTCCACCGCCGCGGTCAGGCAGGTGATGGAGCAGGCATCACCCGAGGCCGCCGGTGTGACGCTGCAAACCCGCCTCGCCGACGACGCCACGGGACAGGACGAGCTGCTGCACGAGACGGTGACCGGTCTGCTGCCGGCGGCCGTGGTGTACCGCTCGGTGTCGACGCCGGAGCTGGACGTTCAGGATGCCGGCTCGGGGACGGCCGTAGTGCTGGCTACGGATCAGCACGCCCGTGAAGGTGGTGAGCTGACGGCCGGCGCGTGGCCCGCCACACCCGGCGAGGGGGTACTTCACGCCGATGCTGCGCGAGCCGCCGGGTTGGAGGTCGGCGATACGTTCGCCGTCGGTGCGCAGGCGCTCCCGATTCGCATCACGGGGCTGTGGCAACCGGACGATCCAGCCGCGGCACGCTGGGCAGGTGACGTACTCACGGCCGAGGGTCTCGACCCGGTTCGCCCGCACACCGTCGGGCCGGTGTTCCTGCCAAGTCTGGATCTCGTCGACGTCACTCCCCTGGTGCGCTGGGTGATCACGCCGGCGCCCGACCTCGAGCCGGCCGATCTCGACGGGTGGCAGTCCGGTCTCGCCGAGCTGCGCGAGGTCGTCGACGAGACCGAGGTGCCCGTCCGCGGGCTCATCGTCGAGGGCTCGCTGGCCCAGACTGTGACCGACACCGCGAACGGTCTGATCGCGGTGCGCACGGCCGCCGCCGTCCCGTTGGTGATCGTGGGGGCGGTCTCCCTGGTGGCGCTCTGGCAGCTCGCCGGGCTGCTGGGACTGCTGCGTGCGCCGGAAAGTCGGCTGCTGCTGACCCGGGGCGCCTCCCGGCGCCAGTTGCGGACCGCCGCTCTCATCGAGTCCGCCGGGGTCACCGGTCTCGGCGCGGCCATCGGCACCGGGGTGACGCTCGCGCTCGCAGGAGATCGTGGCGATGACGCAACCGCAGTGGTGCTGCTGGTGGCAGCGGGGGTCTGCCTCGTGGTGACCGCGGTGCTCGTCACTGTGCAGCTGAGCGCCCTGACCATCCATGACGATGCGGCTGTCGTGAGTGGACGGCGCCGCCCGGTGCTGGCCGGCAGCGCTGTCATTTTGCTCATTGGAGCCGCGACGTTCAGCATGTGGCGGTTCGCGCGGAACGGGTCGGCGCTGGTTCCGGGGACGTCCCGGGTCGATCCCCTGGCCGTGAGCGCCCCTGCCTTGATGTTGCTGGCGGCCGCCTTGCTGGCACTCGCGCTGGCCGCCCCGCTCACCCGGGGGTGGGCGCGCTGGGCGAGCCGGCGCCCGGGATACTCCCCGGTCAGTGAAGCGCGCCAGGTGGCCCGTCACCTCCCGGTGCTCGCCGCGCCGGTGGTGCTGGTGATCCTGGCGAGCGCGGTCGCCACGATGGCGGCGGCGTACTCGGGCACCTCCGAGACGTTGCGCACAGTCTCGGCCGGGGTCGCCAGTGGTGCGGACGTCCGGGTCCGCCTCGCCGACAGTTCCGGAGACGAGACCGTCGGGGTGAGCCGGTACGCCGACCTCGACGGGGTCACCCAGGCCAGCGGGGTTCTCACCACCGCAGTGCGGCAGGAGGATTCGCCGGGCACGCTCACAGCCCTACCGGTCGCGCAGAGCAGTGTCATCGCGGCACCTGAAGCGCTCGTGAACCCGGTGGAGATCGCTGAGTCCCTCGCACCCCATCCGGATACTCTCGCCGGGCCGGAGGTCGCAGGCATCGTCGAGGGCAACCTGACCGTCTCGACGACCACGACCGGACCGGACATGTCGATGTTCGCCTACCCGTCGGCCCGTCAGGTCTGGCTCGAGCTCGTCCTCTGGAACGGTACGGAGGCGGTGACGGTGCGTTCCGAACGTGTCAGTGACACCCCTGATGACGGTGCCACGTCCACGGGTTCGGTCGGTATCGAGGTGCCCGACGGCGCGTGGCAGGTGGTGGCGCTTGACGTCCAGTTGGCGGCGCAGTTCGCGCAGACGCGGTACGAAGTCGAGGTGGCCGAGCTGCGCTCCGGTGATGTCGATCTCGGCGCGGCGCTCTCCTCGTGGGACCCGGCGACGCTCCCACTGGCCGGCGAGGGATCGATGCTCGCCGCGGACGCGCGGCCGTTGACGCTCACCGCCGAGGTCGGGCTCCTCTACAGCGGCGATTTCGTCCGCCCCGGCACGGTGACCGTCCGCGCGATGCCGCCACCGCCATCGGGCACCGGTGACGGCCTGCCTGTGCTGGTGACCCCCGGCTGGTCGCAGGCCATCCTCCCCTCCGGCGCGGACGTGACGATCGCGGGCACGCAGCTGCGGTTGCGCGCTGCCGGCGAGATCGCCGTGCTCCCGGGCTCCGTCAGCCATCCACGCGGCGTCCTTGCGGATCTGGCCGGTTTGCAGGAGGCACTGCTGCGCGGTGGCGGGTCGGCGCAACCGGTGAGCGAGGTCTGGCTGGCAGCGGGCGCCCCGGCGGAGGTCAAGGCTCCGGCGGCTGCACTGGCCGGCCCCCGCGCCGAGGTGACGACGGCGGATACGGCACGGGGGACGGACCCTGTCGCGGCCCCCGCACGCATCGTGTTCTGGCTGGCCGCTGCGGGGGCCTTGCTGCTGATGGTTCCCGCGGTGGCAGCGGTCGCCACAGCGCAGGCCACCGCCCGCCGCGGGGAGGTTGTGGTGCTGCGCGCCGTCGGGGTGGGTTCGGCACAGCAGGCCGCCTCCCGCCGCAGGGAGCTGCTGGCGGCTCAGCTGAGCGCTATCGCCGCCGGTGCGGTGGCCGGGCTGGGGACGGCAGCGCTGATGATGCCTGACTTGGTGCGCGCGACCACCCCGCAAGTCACCGCGGCCCTTCCGTTGCCGGTACGGCTGGACATGGCCGGTGGGGCGATCCTGCTGGCCGTCATCACGTCGGTGGTGGTCGCCGTCTCGTTCTGGTACGGACACCGGGTGCGCGCTCAGGTGCTCGACACCACGTGGCGGGAGGAGGTGCGATGAGGTCCCGTCTCCTTACACGGACGATCCGCAGTTCACTGGGCGCGACTCTGGCGCTGGCGCTGCTCGTCAGCCTGGTGACTGCATTGCTGACTGCCTGGCCACGCCTGGAACGGCAGACCTTCACCGCGGAGGTGAACCACTCCATCACCCAGACCCCGCCGACGGTACGGGCGCTGACCGCACAGGTTCCGAACTACCCGTTGACGGCGCAGGCCGGCCTGGCCGAGCTGCAACCGGCCGTGGAACGCACGCTGACCGAAGCCGGACCCGAACTGCGTTCGGCCGCCGGTGGTCCCCGCGTCTCCCTCACCACCGGCCCGGTGCCGATGACGATCCCTGGTGGCGGCACGGACGCCTTCTACGCGATGTCGGTGCGACTGCGCGTCGACCACGGCATCGACCCTTTCATCACCCTGGTGGAGGGAACCTCACCGGCACCGTCGGCCTGGGCGAGTATGGGCACACCGGAGGCGCCGGTGGAGGTGATGGTCGCCGTCGGGACGGCGGAGCGGATGGAGCTCGCCGTCGGCGACACCTTCACCGTTCCGGTGGGCTCAGACGGGTACGTCACCTCCCCCGAGGCGCGGACCGAGTTCGTGATCACGGGTCTCTTCGACGCTGTCGACCCTGATGCGGAGCAGTGGCAGCACCAGCTGAGCACGCTCAGCCCGCGCATCGACGCCGACCCCAACCAGGGCGAGGCCGCGACAGCCATCGTGTACCTGAATCCGGACTTCACGGGGCACATCCCGATGTTCGCGGACGCGGAGCTGTGGGTGCCCATCCATCCGGTGGCCGAGCGCGCGGCGGGGCTCCTGTCCGATCTGCGCGCGTTCACCGCCATCGACCGGCCGCTCGAGGTACGCGGACCCTATGACCAGCCGCGGGTCCGGTTCACCACCGAGCTCGACGAGGTGCTCGAAAGTGCGACCGGGCGGTGGCAGAGCACGTCGACGGTGCTGGCGATGGTCGCGGCGGGGCCGGTGGGCGTGGCGTTCGCGGTCCTGGCGCTGGGCGTACGGCTCCTGGTCGCCCGCCGCTCGACCGCTCTCGCTCTGGCTGCCGCCCGCGGTGGCGCCCCGCACCAGCTGCGGGCCGTGATGGCTGCCGAGGGGTTCGCGTTCAGTGTGCCGGCAGCGGCGATCGGGGCGGGTGCAGCCATCGCCGCCGTACCCGCACCACCGCTGACGACGGTGGAGCTGGCGAGCGACCTGCTGTTGCCGGCCGCCGTCGCACTGGCCCCACCGGTGCTGCTGGCGCTCCTGCCGCTGCCCCGGCTGCGTCCGCACCGGGCCGATCAGCGCCGTGGACGACGGTGGCGGTGGGTGGTCGAGGCGGTGGTGGTGGCCCTGACCGCCGCGGCGCTGTGGCTGGTCCTGGACCGCGGCACCGCGAGCACGGACAGTGGCAGCGGGACCGACCCGTTGGCCGTGACGGCACCGCTGCTGCTGGCGGTCACCGTCAGCATGGTGACCCTGCGGATCTTCCCGCTGGCGGCCAGGGCCGTGCACCGCACCGCCCGGCGAGGGCGTGGCCTGACGGCGTTCCTGGGGTCGGCACGCCTGGTGCGCTCGGGAGGGGCCGGCCTGGTGCCGCTGGTCGCGCTGGCGATCGGGGTGGCCATCGCAGTGCTGGCGACCACCATGCTCACCACCCTACGCGGCGGCGTGGACGACGGTGCCCGCGCAGCCGCGGGTGCCGATCTGCGCCTGACCGGCCCGCCGTTCACCGATGCCGATCTCGCCGCGGTCGCGGACCTGGCAGGGGTTGAGGCCCTGAGCGCCGTGACGACGATCTCCAGCGTTCCCCTGGTCGAGGATGACTCCAGCCGGCGGGTCACGGTCTACGCGGTCGACTCTGCCACGCTGGCACAGGTCCAGGACCAGGTGCCCGGCGCCGTCGAGCTCCCGGAGGGCTTCGACCGGGCCACCGCCGCGGGGGTGCCGGCGCTCGTGTGGTCCGGTCACGACGTGGACACCGGCGGCGAGGTGCGGCTGGCGATGAGCTCCTCGGTGGTGCTGGACGTGCGCGGTGAACCGGCCGCGGCATCCGGGATCGCGAACGCGCACCCGTGGGTGATGGTCGACCTGCACCTGCTGCGGGAGGCCACGGGCGAGAACCTCGTGCCACGGGACGTGCTGATCCAGCTGGCACCGGGCGCGGGACCGGGCGCGACCGACGCGGTGGAGCAATGGCTGGACGGCCGCGGCACGATCGCCTCACCCACTGAGGCGACTGCGGAGTTCCTCGCCTCACCCAGCGCGCGGTCCTTGCAGGCCGGCTTTCTCATCGCGCTGCTGGTCAGCCTGGTGCTGGCGTGCCTGGCCATCGTGCTGGGCCTTCTGCTCGCAGCGCCGGAGCGCCGCCACTTGCTCGGCGTGCTGCGCACCCTCGGAGTCAGCCGTCGCACGGAGGGCCGCCTGGTGGCATGGGAGAGCGTGCCACTGGTCGGCGCCGCGGTGCTGGCCGGAGCCGGCCTCGGGCTGGTGCTCCCGCACCTGGTGGCCGCCGCCGTGGACCTGCGCCCGTTCACCGGGTCAGCGACCCAGCCGGTGTTGCGCACCGACGTGCTGATGGTGCTCGGTGTCCTCGCCATCCTGACGATCGTGTTGACCCTCTGTGTGCTTCTAGCCGGCGCGATGGCGCGCCGGTTGTCGGTATCCGTGCTACGGATCGGAGAATGATGACTGCCCCACGCGCTGACGGCGCCACCATCGAATGCGAGGATCTCGTGCGGATCTATTCCGCCGAGGGTGTCGAGGTGCAGGCCCTGCAGGGTCTGACGCTGCACGTCGCCGCCGGCGACCTGGTCGCGCTCGTGGGCGCCTCCGGATCGGGCAAGTCCACGCTGCTGACGATCCTGTCTGGCCTGGACACCCCGACGGCGGGACGCGCCCGGGTCGGTGGGACCGACCTGCTGACGATGGGCCGGGCCGAGCGGGTCCGCTACCAACGGCACACCGTGGGCTTCGTCTGGCAGCAGACCTCCCGCAACCTGCTGCCCTATCTGAACGGGCTCGAGAATGTGTGTATGCCGATGGCGCTGGCCGGCGCCGTGGACGAGGCCCATGCCGGCCGGCTGCTGGAGCTGCTGGGGGTCGCCCACTGCGCTGGGAAGCGGCCTGAGCAGATGTCCGGTGGCGAACAGCAACGGGTCGCGATCGCGGTTGCATCGGCGAACTCCCCGGCCGTGCTGCTCGCGGACGAGCCGACCGGGGAGCTGGACGAGCACACCAGCGCCGAGGTGCTCGAGGCCTTCCGCCACGTCAACGCCGAGCTCGGGGTGACGGTGCTGATCGTCACCCACGATCCGACGGTCTCCGAGCACGTGCGGCGCACGGTGCAGATCCGTGATGGCCGGACCTCGACCGAGGTGCTGCGCCGCCGGGAGACGGACCACACCGGCACCGAACGGCATGTGGCGGAAGAGTTCGCTGTGCTCGACCGGGTCGGCCGGATGCAGCTGCCGCAGGACTTCGTGGCCGCGCTGGACCTCAAGGACCGGGTGCGGCTCGCCCTGGAGACCGATCACGTCGGTGTCTGGCGCGACGGAGTGCGACCCATTCCACACGAGGAGACGGAGGAGCGATGACGACTCTGGCCGCGCGCGCACTGACCCGCACCTACAGCTCGGCGTCGGGCGATGTTCATGCCCTCGTCGATGCCGATCTCGCGGTGCACGACGGAGAGCTTCTGGTGGTGACCGGACCTTCCGGGTCGGGCAAGACCACCCTGCTGAACCTGCTCGGCGGACTGGACCGGCCGACGTCGGGCGCGGTGTTCCTGGACGAGACCGAGCTCAGCGCTCTCGCGGAGAAGGAGGCCCTGCGACTGCGGCAGGAAACCCTGGCGTTCGTGTTCCAGTCCTTCGGGCTGGTCCCGGTGCTCTCGGCGGCTGAGAATGTGGAGGTTCCGTTGCGGGTGCAGCGCATCGCAGCCGCCGAGCGCGACGAGCGAGTGGCCGCCGCACTCGAGGCGGTCGGGCTGACGCCGCACGCCAACCAGCGCCCGCACGAACTCTCCGGAGGGCAACAGCAGCGAGTGGGGATCGCCCGCGCCCTGGTCACCGACCCTCAGGTGCTCATCGCCGATGAGCCGACCGGGCAGCTCGACTCCGCGACGGCCGGGACGATCATGGACCTGCTGGCCGAGCTGACCGGCCAGCGCGGGATCGCCGCCATCGTCTCCACGCACGACCCGCTGCTGATAGACCGTGCAGACCGGGTGGTGCAGCTGCACGACGGTCACCTCACCGCCGCGTCAACGGTGCGAGGGTAACGTCGGGGCGTGACTGTACGCCCCGACACCACCGTCCTGACGATCGCCGCTGTGTGCTTCGTCCGCCCCCACCCCGATGCAGACGGCCGCGAGCTGCTGACCGTCCGCAAGCAGGGAACCCGCCGGTTCATGCTCCCGGGTGGCAAGGTCGACCCTGGCGAGACTGCTGCCCAGGCGGCCGTCCGGGAGGTGGCCGAGGAGCTGGGCCTGACGCTGCCCGAGTCGGCGCTGACGTTGCTCGGCACCTACGACGAGGCCGCAGCGAACGAGGCCGACACCCGGGTGGCAGCCTCGGTGTACACCGCGGCACTGCCCGGGGAGCCGGCGGCGGCTGCGGAGATCGCCGAGCTGCGGTGGACGTCGCTGGCTGATCCGCCCGCCGATCTGGCGCCGCTGCTGGCGCGGCACGTCCTTCCCGCTCTCATCCGGGGCTGAGCGCTCGCGCGGAACACCTGCTGCAACTTGTGGGTTGCATGCCGGACGTCACACCGCTACGGTGGGTGCAACCCTATAGTTGCAATCATAGTTCACAGGAGCTCTCATGCCCGACCAGTCACGGACGACCGAACCGGCCGATGCCGCTGTCGCCGACCTCGACGCCGGCACCATCACCCGGACCATCACCATCGCCGCCCCACGCGATCGCGTCTGGGAGGCTCTGGCCACGCCCGAGCACATCGAGACCTGGTGGGGACACCCCTCGACGTTCCCGGACGGGTGGCGCGCCGGGTCCGTCGGCTCGTTCTCCTGGCAGGGCACGCCCTACCCCGTACGCCTGGACGTCCTCGACCCGCCGGCCGAGTTGGTCCTCACCTGGGGAGACCTGAACGGTGAGCTCGATGAGACATCCACGACCGTGCACTTCACGTTGGAGGCCCACGACGGCGGAACGCGCCTGACCGTGCTCGAGTCCGGTTTCCTCAACAAGCCCGCCGCAGCCCGCCGAGCCGCGATGGAGGAGAACACGAGCGGCTGGAACGCCGTGCTGGACTGGCTGGCAGAGTTCGTCACCACGGGGCAGGCACCCCAGCACGAGGGTCAGCCGTGACGGTGAACAACGTCCCCACGGAAATCACGACGTTGTGCGCCGCACTCGCCGAGGGGACTCGCTGGGAGATCCTCACCGCATTGGGGTCGGAGGACCTCTCGGCCAGTGATCTCGCCCGCGCGCTGCCGGTGAGCCGGCAGGCGATCGCCAAGCACCTGCAGGTGCTGGAGTCGGTCGGCCTCGTCGAGAGAACCAGCCCGGTCCCCGAATCGACGTCGGGATCCGTGCGCTATCACGCCGTGGGCGCCCCGCTCGCCCGCCTGGCCGCCCAACTCGAGACGATCGGCCGAGGGTGGGACCGTCGTCTGGCGACGATCAAACAGATCGCGGAGTCCTAAGAGGTCGCCCGGAATCGCATCACGGCGACCACGGCAGCGATCGCGGCAGCCGGGACGTAGAACATCCCGATCGAGAAGAGCGAGATCATCACAAGCCCCGCCAGCACAGCGGCGCAGCCGATCGACACCGCCCCGGCGTGTGGCCCCCGAACGACGGCGATCACTCCGGTGAGCAGCACCGGAACCGTCAGGTGGACCAGGGTGACCGGCCCGTTGACTTCCAGCAGCGTCGCCACCGTCTGCCTGGTGCCATCAGTGCCCGTGACCAGACCGCCGTGAACCGGGCGGACGAGCAGTGCGACGGAGGAGATCAGGGCCAGCAGCACGGGCACCGCCCGGAAGGCGTGCAGCCATCGCACCTGGCCCGAACGCCTCGCATGGCCGGCCGGAAACTGTGGATCGTGCGCTACGGCGCCCATGGTCCCATCATCACCCTGACACCGGCCGCGCGCGAGTGCGCAGCCAACCAGTGCCTCTACCTCGCACGCACTGATGGTGTCGACTTCGACCTGGCGGACGAGCTCTGACCTCGATACCGGAACCACGCCCAGACCGCCACCGAGGCCAACCCGAAGGCACCGAACGCCGCGCACCACACCAGCGCTGCACCGGTCGCCTCCTGCCACGAGCCCGGTAGCGGTGCCACCGCGAGGAGGAACACGACGATGACCGCTGCGTACAGGCCCACCCATACCCGGCGGGACCATCGCACGATCCGTTGCCCGTCGAGGAAGGTCATCGGTAGGAGCGCCACCACGCAATAGCCGATCACCCCGGTGAGCAGGGTGGTCAGGTACTCACGCAGCAACTCCGTCCCGAACCCTGTGGATGCTGAGGCGATCATGCCGTACCCGAGCCAGGCCAGTGCGCCGACGGCGATGAAGGTGCCACAGACGGCAGCGGACAGCTTGCCGCGCTGCTGCCTGGTCAGCGAACCGGCGAATGTCGTCATGATCAGCACGCCGAAGATGATCGCCGGCTGGAGGCCGAACAGTCGTGAGACCAGTGCGCTTGCGGCAGTCAGCAGAATGAAGCCGGGCATCAGAGTGAGCCGCGGGTGCGCCTCGTACCGCGTGCCGAGCCACCAGCCGAGCGCGACGCCGAGGCCGTTCGTCGTGGCAAAGGCGAGGAACATGGCCAGCCAGAGCCGGGCCATGACCCCCGCACCACCGGAGTCTCCCTTCGCGAGTACGGCCACCAGTGCGCCCGCAGCGAGTACCGCGCCCGCAACCGCCCACCCCGGGAGGGTGACCCTGTCGAGCCACCGAGCTCCTCTCCGGCGCCACCCGGCGAGGAAGGCGAACGCCTGGGTGTAGTTGCTGCGGAGCGTCGCGTGCAGGAGCTCCGAGGGCAGGGCCCCCAGCAGGAGGAACCCGGCGGCGGTCAGGGCCGCCCCACCGAGGACGACTGGCTCAGTCACAACCTCCGACGCGGTGGTCAACGCGTGACCGTAGGTGGACGGCGGAGGCGGGCCGGCACCAGGAGGTCCGGTAGCGGTCGTCTGCCCCGCAGCCATCCCCGCCGCACCGCCACTATCGGGCGGCGGCGGAGCTGACTCATCG includes these proteins:
- a CDS encoding ArsR/SmtB family transcription factor; translation: MTVNNVPTEITTLCAALAEGTRWEILTALGSEDLSASDLARALPVSRQAIAKHLQVLESVGLVERTSPVPESTSGSVRYHAVGAPLARLAAQLETIGRGWDRRLATIKQIAES
- a CDS encoding SRPBCC domain-containing protein; protein product: MPDQSRTTEPADAAVADLDAGTITRTITIAAPRDRVWEALATPEHIETWWGHPSTFPDGWRAGSVGSFSWQGTPYPVRLDVLDPPAELVLTWGDLNGELDETSTTVHFTLEAHDGGTRLTVLESGFLNKPAAARRAAMEENTSGWNAVLDWLAEFVTTGQAPQHEGQP
- a CDS encoding ABC transporter ATP-binding protein → MTTLAARALTRTYSSASGDVHALVDADLAVHDGELLVVTGPSGSGKTTLLNLLGGLDRPTSGAVFLDETELSALAEKEALRLRQETLAFVFQSFGLVPVLSAAENVEVPLRVQRIAAAERDERVAAALEAVGLTPHANQRPHELSGGQQQRVGIARALVTDPQVLIADEPTGQLDSATAGTIMDLLAELTGQRGIAAIVSTHDPLLIDRADRVVQLHDGHLTAASTVRG
- a CDS encoding ABC transporter permease produces the protein MRSRLLTRTIRSSLGATLALALLVSLVTALLTAWPRLERQTFTAEVNHSITQTPPTVRALTAQVPNYPLTAQAGLAELQPAVERTLTEAGPELRSAAGGPRVSLTTGPVPMTIPGGGTDAFYAMSVRLRVDHGIDPFITLVEGTSPAPSAWASMGTPEAPVEVMVAVGTAERMELAVGDTFTVPVGSDGYVTSPEARTEFVITGLFDAVDPDAEQWQHQLSTLSPRIDADPNQGEAATAIVYLNPDFTGHIPMFADAELWVPIHPVAERAAGLLSDLRAFTAIDRPLEVRGPYDQPRVRFTTELDEVLESATGRWQSTSTVLAMVAAGPVGVAFAVLALGVRLLVARRSTALALAAARGGAPHQLRAVMAAEGFAFSVPAAAIGAGAAIAAVPAPPLTTVELASDLLLPAAVALAPPVLLALLPLPRLRPHRADQRRGRRWRWVVEAVVVALTAAALWLVLDRGTASTDSGSGTDPLAVTAPLLLAVTVSMVTLRIFPLAARAVHRTARRGRGLTAFLGSARLVRSGGAGLVPLVALAIGVAIAVLATTMLTTLRGGVDDGARAAAGADLRLTGPPFTDADLAAVADLAGVEALSAVTTISSVPLVEDDSSRRVTVYAVDSATLAQVQDQVPGAVELPEGFDRATAAGVPALVWSGHDVDTGGEVRLAMSSSVVLDVRGEPAAASGIANAHPWVMVDLHLLREATGENLVPRDVLIQLAPGAGPGATDAVEQWLDGRGTIASPTEATAEFLASPSARSLQAGFLIALLVSLVLACLAIVLGLLLAAPERRHLLGVLRTLGVSRRTEGRLVAWESVPLVGAAVLAGAGLGLVLPHLVAAAVDLRPFTGSATQPVLRTDVLMVLGVLAILTIVLTLCVLLAGAMARRLSVSVLRIGE
- a CDS encoding NUDIX hydrolase, with protein sequence MTVRPDTTVLTIAAVCFVRPHPDADGRELLTVRKQGTRRFMLPGGKVDPGETAAQAAVREVAEELGLTLPESALTLLGTYDEAAANEADTRVAASVYTAALPGEPAAAAEIAELRWTSLADPPADLAPLLARHVLPALIRG
- a CDS encoding 3-methyladenine DNA glycosylase, with product MTTVLTPTQWHPLAEAHAERADALTRDYRERRQAQQRHPVEDFLFTYYPTKPAQLRIWHPGAGRALAEAPEHARRRWYSSRDGAVTLNERAFLAERGDAVRFVHDLVSRTRARPARLSCFGLHEWAMVYRTEEVRHAQVPLRLGAAGTDEVVRSHSLRCTHFDAFRFFTVPAIPRNERRLTRTDQAALEQPGCLHANMDVYKWAMKLGPAVPGELLLDAFALARDIRALDMRASPYDLRDWGYEPVPIETADGKATYVAAQREFAERANRLRDRVLEVTSSLLRTAATTPG
- a CDS encoding ABC transporter ATP-binding protein, with the protein product MMTAPRADGATIECEDLVRIYSAEGVEVQALQGLTLHVAAGDLVALVGASGSGKSTLLTILSGLDTPTAGRARVGGTDLLTMGRAERVRYQRHTVGFVWQQTSRNLLPYLNGLENVCMPMALAGAVDEAHAGRLLELLGVAHCAGKRPEQMSGGEQQRVAIAVASANSPAVLLADEPTGELDEHTSAEVLEAFRHVNAELGVTVLIVTHDPTVSEHVRRTVQIRDGRTSTEVLRRRETDHTGTERHVAEEFAVLDRVGRMQLPQDFVAALDLKDRVRLALETDHVGVWRDGVRPIPHEETEER